A portion of the Phycodurus eques isolate BA_2022a chromosome 3, UOR_Pequ_1.1, whole genome shotgun sequence genome contains these proteins:
- the LOC133400427 gene encoding LOW QUALITY PROTEIN: leukocyte surface antigen CD53-like (The sequence of the model RefSeq protein was modified relative to this genomic sequence to represent the inferred CDS: deleted 1 base in 1 codon), whose translation MTHGCLKCLKYTMCVANFLCFMSGVAVLGFGVYMLINFKLTALTPSLANFNLANMLLISGIIISCVSFLGFLGALKENRCLLLTFFLMLFFLLLVQLTAACLLLLYEKDIADWGERDLNDGLKEAKGKNPGEFRSEWDLVQKTFDCCGVYNVSDWGDNVPESCCLKDCTGPPHTPQYRSTGCLDKLRTWFEEHFLSTGISIIVLCIIEVLGMCFAMTLFCHISRSGLGYKL comes from the exons ATGACCCACGGCTGCCTCAAGTGTTTAAAGTACACCATGTGTGTCGCcaactttctttgtttt ATGTCTGGCGTGGCAGTGCTAGGCTTTGGCGTGTACATGCTGATTAACTTCAAACTGACTGCACTCACACCTTCCTTGGCCAACTTCAACTTAGCCAACATGTTGCTGATCAGCGGCATCATCATCTCGTGTGTTTCCTTCCTCGGCTTCCTGGGAGCTCTGAAGGAGAACCGCTGTCTCCTGCTGACG TTCTTCCTGATGCTCTTCTTCCTGCTGCTGGTGCAGCTGACTGCTGCATGCTTGCTTCTCCTGTACGAAAAAGAC ATTGCTGACTGGGGAGAGCGTGATCTGAACGACGGTTTAAAGGAAGCAAAAGGGAAAAATCCTGGGGAGTTCCGCAGTGAGTGGGATCTGGTTCAGAAAACG TTTGATTGCTGCGGGGTGTACAATGTGTCAGACTGGGGAGACAATGTGCCTGAATCTTGCTGCCTTAAAGAC TGTACTGGGCCACCACATACCCCACAATACAGATCAACG GGCTGTTTGGACAAACTGAGGACCTGGTTTGAAGAACATTTCCTAAGCACTGGGATTTCCATCATTGTCCTCTGCATTAttgag